In a genomic window of Flavobacterium sp. KACC 22761:
- a CDS encoding TonB-dependent receptor gives MKLTKLLVFCISSLLFSVIAVAQDVTVNGIINDENGMPVPGATVVLKGTKKSTASDFDGKFQIQAPSNGVLTVTFIGYSTISEAVNGRTKITFQLKPESQSLNEVVVVGYGTQKKSVVTGAISSVKAADLEKVPNGRVEQSLQGRVAGVSVAATSGQPGSASKVRVRGITTFREGGNDPLWVVDGIAVDAGAIGFINQSDIESIEVLKDAASAAIYGTRAATGVILVTTKKGKSGKISVNYNGFAGTSAPAKTLNMLNATQYGAIMNEKSLADGGPIKYADPTALGKGTDWQDAIFNHSAFRYTHELSISGGGEKSTFYASFGIQDQDGIVATEISNYSKKNFRLNSTHKISDYFTFGQTFGYTHQKTKGIGNTNSEFGGPLSSAINLDPITPLVETDPTKNTVGFYANPNVIRDANGNPYGISTLVQQEMSNPLAYTQTRLGGYSWSDDFVGNAYLEANITSHLKLRTTLGGKLAYWGSEGFTPVFFLNPNIKADRNNYNQNNEKSFAWTLENTLAYANKFGDHNVSVLAGQGAYVENIGKAVNTTMFGLPITNYKDASWNFNVPQTDRSTSTSDKTQHKLASLFLRANYDYMEKYLFTGIVRRDGSTRFGDNKKWGVFPSFSLGWVVSKEGFWKENNVVNTLKVRGGYGVVGNDNIDDFKYRAVVVGGYNYAVGTSGDITTGYGNSTLPNPDLGWEETSQTTIGIDAKLFNDFTLTADYYKKTTKGILRDVVIPGYVGVVTAPSANIADMDNSGFEIELGYKKRLGEFNLGVNGNVAYLKNEITYVGSSTNYIVGDASFQSMGPVTRTAVGHSFNEFYGYKTAGIFQNEAEVAAYKNAAGGLIQPNAKPGDFRWVDTNGDGAISDDDKQFLGTNLPKYTFGLTLNLDYKNFDFMAFAQGTAGSKIFQGLRRLDILNANYQTKALERWVGEGTSNDYPRLSNNDPNKNFTNMSDFYLENGNYLRLKIVQLGYTMPVNLSSKIGADKIRFYLTGENLITFTKYTGYDPEIGGQVYGVDKGVYPQARSILFGANFQF, from the coding sequence ATGAAATTAACAAAACTACTTGTTTTTTGTATTTCATCTCTGTTATTCTCGGTTATAGCTGTGGCTCAGGATGTCACAGTAAACGGAATAATAAATGATGAAAATGGGATGCCAGTTCCTGGTGCAACTGTTGTATTAAAAGGTACAAAAAAGTCTACTGCATCAGATTTTGATGGAAAATTCCAAATTCAAGCGCCTTCAAATGGTGTTTTGACAGTTACTTTTATTGGATACAGCACAATTAGTGAAGCTGTAAATGGAAGAACAAAAATTACATTTCAATTAAAACCAGAATCACAATCATTAAATGAAGTTGTGGTTGTTGGATACGGTACTCAAAAGAAATCAGTTGTTACTGGAGCAATTTCTAGTGTTAAAGCTGCAGATTTAGAGAAAGTACCAAACGGACGTGTGGAGCAGTCTTTACAAGGTAGAGTAGCGGGGGTTTCTGTTGCTGCTACTTCTGGACAGCCTGGTTCAGCTTCAAAAGTACGTGTTAGAGGTATCACTACTTTTAGAGAAGGCGGAAACGATCCTTTATGGGTTGTTGATGGTATCGCAGTAGATGCTGGAGCAATTGGTTTTATTAATCAAAGTGACATCGAGTCTATCGAGGTTCTTAAAGACGCTGCTTCGGCTGCTATTTATGGTACTCGTGCTGCAACTGGGGTTATCTTGGTTACAACTAAAAAAGGTAAATCAGGTAAAATTTCTGTAAATTATAATGGTTTTGCAGGAACTTCTGCACCAGCTAAAACATTAAACATGCTTAATGCTACTCAGTATGGAGCAATCATGAATGAGAAATCTTTAGCAGACGGTGGTCCTATTAAATATGCTGACCCTACAGCTTTAGGAAAAGGAACTGATTGGCAAGATGCAATCTTTAATCATTCAGCTTTTAGATACACTCACGAATTAAGCATTAGCGGCGGTGGTGAAAAATCTACTTTCTATGCTTCTTTTGGAATTCAAGATCAAGATGGTATCGTAGCTACAGAAATTTCAAACTATAGCAAAAAGAATTTCCGTTTAAACTCAACACACAAAATTTCTGATTATTTTACTTTCGGACAAACGTTTGGTTATACACACCAAAAAACTAAAGGAATTGGAAACACAAATAGTGAGTTTGGAGGACCTTTAAGTTCTGCAATCAATTTAGATCCAATTACTCCATTAGTTGAAACTGATCCTACTAAAAATACTGTTGGGTTCTATGCAAATCCAAACGTTATTAGAGATGCAAACGGAAATCCTTACGGAATTTCTACTTTAGTTCAACAAGAGATGAGTAACCCATTAGCTTATACTCAAACAAGATTAGGCGGTTACAGCTGGTCTGATGATTTTGTTGGAAACGCTTATTTAGAGGCAAATATTACAAGCCACTTAAAATTAAGAACTACACTTGGAGGTAAATTAGCTTACTGGGGAAGTGAAGGTTTTACACCTGTTTTCTTCTTAAATCCTAATATTAAGGCGGATAGAAACAATTACAACCAAAATAATGAAAAATCATTTGCTTGGACTCTTGAAAATACTTTAGCTTATGCTAACAAATTTGGAGATCATAATGTTAGCGTTTTGGCTGGACAAGGTGCTTATGTAGAGAATATTGGTAAAGCTGTTAACACAACAATGTTTGGACTTCCAATTACTAACTACAAAGATGCTTCTTGGAATTTTAATGTTCCTCAAACGGATAGATCAACATCTACAAGTGATAAAACACAACACAAGTTGGCTTCATTATTCTTACGTGCAAACTATGATTATATGGAGAAATATCTTTTCACTGGTATTGTTCGTCGTGATGGATCTACTCGTTTTGGAGATAATAAAAAATGGGGTGTTTTCCCTTCATTCTCTTTAGGTTGGGTTGTTTCAAAAGAAGGATTCTGGAAAGAAAACAATGTAGTTAATACTTTAAAAGTTCGTGGAGGTTATGGAGTTGTAGGTAACGATAACATTGATGACTTCAAATATAGAGCGGTAGTTGTTGGTGGATATAACTATGCAGTAGGAACTTCAGGTGATATTACAACTGGTTATGGAAACTCAACTTTGCCAAATCCTGATTTAGGATGGGAAGAAACATCTCAAACTACTATTGGTATTGATGCAAAACTTTTCAACGACTTTACATTAACTGCTGATTACTACAAAAAAACTACTAAAGGAATCTTGAGAGATGTTGTTATTCCTGGTTATGTTGGAGTTGTTACAGCGCCATCTGCAAATATCGCAGATATGGATAACAGTGGTTTTGAGATTGAATTAGGTTACAAGAAAAGACTTGGTGAGTTTAACTTAGGAGTTAACGGGAACGTTGCTTACTTGAAAAACGAAATCACTTATGTAGGTTCATCTACAAATTATATTGTTGGAGATGCTAGTTTCCAATCTATGGGACCTGTTACAAGAACTGCAGTTGGTCACTCTTTCAATGAGTTTTATGGTTACAAAACTGCTGGAATTTTTCAAAATGAAGCAGAAGTTGCAGCTTACAAAAATGCAGCTGGAGGATTAATTCAACCAAATGCTAAGCCAGGAGATTTCCGTTGGGTAGATACAAATGGTGATGGAGCTATTTCTGATGATGACAAGCAATTTTTAGGAACAAACTTGCCTAAATATACTTTCGGTCTTACATTAAACTTAGACTACAAAAACTTTGATTTTATGGCATTTGCTCAAGGAACTGCAGGAAGCAAAATTTTCCAAGGTTTAAGAAGACTTGATATCTTAAATGCAAACTACCAAACAAAAGCTTTAGAGCGTTGGGTTGGTGAAGGTACTTCAAATGATTACCCAAGATTAAGTAATAACGATCCAAATAAAAACTTCACTAACATGTCTGATTTTTATTTAGAAAATGGAAATTACTTACGCTTAAAAATCGTTCAGCTTGGTTATACAATGCCAGTTAATTTATCATCTAAAATTGGAGCTGACAAAATTCGTTTTTACCTAACAGGAGAAAACTTAATCACTTTTACAAAATATACTGGATATGACCCAGAAATTGGTGGTCAGGTTTATGGTGTAGATAAAGGAGTTTATCCACAAGCAAGATCTATTCTGTTTGGAGCAAACTTTCAATTTTAA
- a CDS encoding RagB/SusD family nutrient uptake outer membrane protein: MKSIKLKYIYVALAFAALGACSEDFVTIDPKGQFDTDTYFSNESECYAALVGVYDPLRKNTGGFENMVAMLNAGSDDFYAGGGGPTDGTGIQNFSTHSLTSIIVPGSYWSDHYQGVSRANLLLNKLPAASMDNNKRARFAAEAKTLRAFYYFNLVRLFKNIPLILQPLNTSSIYSPEQAKPEEVYAQIEKDLLEAIPVLPNTVVASTEAGRFNKGAAQALLGKVYLFEGKKADAAAVLAQVNGTPGQANQYGNKLLAKFSDLWVVANKFNTESLIEVSHSSAGNSNWDFWGSGRDEGNSLNVMVGPRGYSKKGSNAPDLPSGWSFSVPTQKLYDFMKNDPRFAATILDVKALKAAGEADYIGGYQDTGYFLNKFLPRTGDVRTGGGAAELNYKQNSYVIRLADTYLMEAEALGSGPRAQALLDAVRARVGLASVPVTLDAIKAERRMELAGEGHRFFDLVRWGDAAAALSDRGFNAGTDEIFPIPYTELNGTKLKQNPNYQ; encoded by the coding sequence ATGAAAAGTATAAAATTAAAATATATATATGTTGCATTGGCATTTGCCGCTTTAGGAGCTTGTTCTGAAGATTTTGTAACAATCGACCCAAAAGGACAATTTGACACAGATACTTATTTTTCTAATGAATCTGAGTGTTACGCTGCTTTAGTTGGAGTTTATGACCCACTAAGAAAAAATACTGGTGGTTTTGAAAACATGGTAGCCATGCTGAACGCTGGGTCTGATGATTTCTACGCTGGTGGAGGAGGTCCAACAGATGGAACTGGAATTCAAAATTTCTCTACACACTCACTTACATCTATTATCGTTCCTGGAAGTTATTGGAGCGACCATTATCAAGGAGTTTCTAGAGCAAATCTTTTATTGAATAAGCTACCAGCTGCTTCAATGGATAATAATAAAAGAGCTAGGTTTGCTGCAGAAGCAAAAACACTTCGTGCGTTTTACTATTTCAATTTAGTAAGATTGTTCAAAAATATTCCTTTGATTTTACAACCATTGAATACAAGTTCAATTTATAGTCCAGAGCAAGCAAAACCAGAAGAGGTATATGCACAAATAGAAAAAGACTTGTTAGAAGCAATTCCTGTTTTGCCAAATACAGTTGTAGCATCAACTGAAGCTGGAAGATTTAACAAAGGTGCTGCTCAAGCATTATTAGGTAAAGTATATTTATTTGAAGGTAAAAAAGCCGACGCAGCTGCAGTTTTGGCTCAAGTAAATGGAACGCCTGGACAAGCAAATCAATACGGAAATAAATTGTTGGCTAAATTCAGTGATTTATGGGTAGTTGCTAATAAATTCAACACAGAGTCTTTAATTGAAGTATCACACTCTAGTGCTGGTAACTCAAACTGGGATTTCTGGGGTTCTGGAAGAGATGAAGGAAACTCATTAAACGTTATGGTTGGACCAAGAGGTTATTCTAAAAAAGGTTCAAATGCACCAGATCTTCCATCAGGATGGAGCTTCAGCGTACCAACTCAAAAATTGTATGATTTCATGAAAAACGATCCTCGTTTTGCTGCGACAATTCTTGACGTTAAAGCGCTTAAAGCTGCTGGTGAAGCTGACTATATTGGTGGATACCAAGATACAGGTTATTTCTTGAACAAATTCCTTCCAAGAACTGGCGATGTTCGTACAGGTGGAGGTGCTGCCGAGTTAAACTACAAACAAAATTCTTATGTTATCAGACTTGCTGATACTTACTTAATGGAAGCAGAAGCATTAGGTTCTGGACCAAGAGCGCAAGCATTACTTGATGCAGTTAGAGCTAGAGTTGGTCTTGCATCAGTTCCTGTAACATTAGACGCTATTAAAGCTGAAAGAAGAATGGAGTTAGCTGGTGAAGGACACAGATTCTTTGATTTAGTAAGATGGGGAGATGCTGCTGCGGCATTATCTGATAGAGGTTTCAACGCTGGAACTGACGAGATTTTCCCTATTCCATATACTGAGTTAAATGGAACTAAATTGAAACAAAATCCTAACTACCAATAG
- a CDS encoding glycoside hydrolase family 30 protein produces the protein MKNNSLKILCFLFSVAAFAQPKAKKEFTTNGKKITVYTTAENSNLRLTSTDNLTFSASKQPLEIESSVFVEPSKKFQTFMGIGGAITDASAEIFAKLSKEKQEEFLNAYYDKQKGIAYSLLRTTIQSSDFSSGSYSYIEEGDKDLKTFSIDHDRQFRIPLIKQAIAKAGGKLTTYVAPWSPNAFMKDNKNVLKGGTLLPEYYQTWANFYAKFIKAYEKEGIPIWGTSTQNEPMAVQTWESCIYTAEAERDFIKNFLGPTLKKEKLGDVKIIAWDHNRDLMNYRANVIYSDPEASKYVWGMGFHWYENWSGGASMFDNVGKVNEAYPNKGLLFTEGCVEKFDAKKYQFWANGERYGISMINDFNNGTAGWTDWNILLDQNGGPNHVGNFCFAPIHADTTTGELIYTPSYYYIGHFSKFIRLNAVRVSTAVSRSALLSTSFLNTDGTMATIVMNQSDKEITYNLIIASEKTVVKIPAHAIQTLVY, from the coding sequence ATGAAAAATAATAGTTTAAAAATTCTATGTTTTTTGTTTTCAGTGGCAGCCTTTGCCCAGCCTAAAGCAAAAAAAGAATTTACAACCAACGGAAAAAAAATTACCGTATATACTACAGCTGAAAATTCTAATTTAAGATTAACTTCTACAGATAATTTGACATTTTCAGCATCAAAGCAACCCCTTGAAATAGAATCTTCTGTTTTTGTAGAACCATCAAAAAAATTCCAGACTTTTATGGGAATTGGTGGAGCTATTACAGACGCGAGTGCCGAAATTTTTGCTAAACTTTCAAAAGAAAAACAAGAAGAATTTTTAAATGCCTACTATGATAAACAAAAAGGAATTGCCTATTCTTTGCTAAGAACAACAATTCAAAGCTCTGATTTTAGCAGTGGAAGCTATTCTTATATTGAAGAAGGTGATAAAGATTTGAAAACTTTCTCTATTGATCATGACAGACAATTTCGCATTCCATTGATCAAACAAGCTATCGCAAAAGCGGGCGGAAAATTGACAACTTATGTAGCTCCTTGGTCGCCAAATGCGTTCATGAAAGACAATAAAAATGTCTTAAAAGGAGGAACATTACTGCCTGAATACTACCAAACTTGGGCTAATTTTTATGCAAAATTCATTAAGGCTTATGAAAAAGAAGGTATTCCAATTTGGGGAACTTCAACTCAAAATGAGCCGATGGCGGTTCAAACTTGGGAATCGTGCATTTATACTGCCGAAGCCGAAAGAGATTTTATCAAAAATTTCCTTGGGCCAACTTTGAAAAAAGAAAAATTAGGTGACGTAAAAATCATTGCATGGGATCACAATCGTGATTTGATGAATTACAGAGCCAACGTAATTTACTCTGATCCAGAAGCTTCTAAATATGTTTGGGGAATGGGTTTTCACTGGTATGAAAACTGGTCTGGAGGAGCTTCAATGTTTGACAATGTTGGAAAAGTAAACGAAGCGTATCCAAACAAAGGGCTTTTATTCACAGAAGGCTGTGTTGAAAAATTTGATGCAAAAAAATATCAGTTTTGGGCTAATGGCGAAAGATATGGTATTTCAATGATAAATGATTTCAACAACGGAACAGCGGGTTGGACAGATTGGAATATCCTTTTAGATCAAAACGGAGGGCCAAATCACGTTGGTAATTTTTGTTTTGCTCCAATTCATGCTGATACAACAACAGGGGAGTTGATTTATACACCATCTTACTATTACATCGGACATTTTTCGAAATTTATTCGCCTAAATGCTGTTCGAGTTAGTACCGCTGTAAGCAGAAGTGCACTATTAAGTACTTCATTTTTAAATACTGATGGAACAATGGCAACAATTGTCATGAACCAATCAGATAAAGAGATTACCTATAACTTGATTATAGCTTCTGAGAAGACTGTAGTTAAGATTCCTGCACACGCAATCCAAACGCTTGTATATTAA
- a CDS encoding glycoside hydrolase family 30 protein codes for MKAISSILIAPILLLQFSCNSSKIADASAVSGSKSNKKIEVYTTAENTNLKLTLSNNLISNNTSQQTNSTVSINVDAAQTDQTFLGIGGAITDASAEVFAKLSPKKQQEFLNAYYDKNKGIGYSLARTNIHSCDFSSDSYTYIAEGDKELKTFNIDHDRKYRIPLLKKAIKTAGGKLTLFVSPWSPPAFMKDNNDILHGGVLLPEFAQSWANYYVKFIREYEKEGIPIWGLTIQNEPAAKQRWESCIYTPEAERDFLKNFLGPTLQKEGLASKNVIIWDHNRGEMLEKRANLVFSDPEVSKYAWGIGFHWYETWSGGPPRFESVGVVHKAFPNKGLLFTEGCIEKFDASRFQFWGNAERYGLNMINDFNNGTVGWTDWNILLDQNGGPNHVGNFCFAPIHADTTKDELIYTPMYYYIGHFSKFIHTNAKRITQTISDKTLLSTSFKNTDGKIATIVMNQSDKEVVYNLTSNTLKTTITIPAHAIQTIVY; via the coding sequence ATGAAAGCCATAAGCAGCATTTTAATCGCCCCAATACTATTATTGCAATTTAGTTGTAATTCATCAAAAATTGCAGATGCTTCTGCGGTTTCTGGTTCCAAATCAAATAAGAAAATAGAGGTTTATACTACGGCCGAAAATACCAATCTGAAATTAACATTATCAAATAACTTAATTTCAAACAACACATCACAACAAACAAATTCAACAGTATCTATTAATGTAGATGCTGCACAAACAGACCAGACTTTCCTCGGGATTGGAGGTGCAATTACAGATGCAAGTGCCGAAGTTTTTGCCAAGTTATCTCCAAAAAAACAGCAGGAATTTCTAAATGCATATTACGATAAAAATAAAGGAATTGGTTATTCATTAGCCAGAACCAACATACATAGCTGTGATTTTAGCAGTGACAGTTACACTTATATTGCTGAAGGTGACAAAGAACTAAAAACCTTCAACATTGATCACGATCGAAAATATAGAATTCCACTTCTTAAAAAAGCAATCAAAACAGCCGGCGGGAAATTAACCTTATTTGTCAGTCCGTGGAGTCCCCCAGCTTTTATGAAAGACAATAATGATATTTTGCACGGCGGCGTTTTATTGCCAGAATTTGCACAATCATGGGCAAATTATTATGTGAAATTTATTAGAGAATATGAAAAAGAAGGTATTCCGATTTGGGGATTAACCATTCAAAATGAGCCAGCGGCAAAACAAAGATGGGAATCTTGCATATATACTCCAGAAGCTGAAAGAGATTTCTTGAAGAATTTCCTTGGACCAACTTTACAAAAAGAAGGACTTGCTTCAAAAAATGTAATTATCTGGGATCATAACCGTGGAGAAATGCTTGAAAAAAGAGCAAATCTTGTTTTCTCTGATCCTGAAGTTTCAAAATATGCATGGGGAATCGGATTCCACTGGTATGAAACATGGAGTGGCGGTCCACCAAGATTTGAATCTGTTGGTGTTGTCCACAAAGCGTTTCCAAACAAAGGACTTTTATTTACAGAAGGATGCATTGAAAAATTTGATGCGTCAAGATTTCAGTTTTGGGGAAATGCTGAACGTTATGGTCTTAATATGATCAACGATTTCAACAACGGAACAGTAGGTTGGACAGATTGGAATATTCTTTTGGACCAAAACGGAGGACCAAATCATGTTGGCAATTTTTGCTTTGCACCAATCCATGCTGACACGACGAAAGATGAATTGATCTACACGCCGATGTACTATTATATTGGACATTTTTCAAAATTCATTCATACAAATGCGAAACGCATAACACAAACAATAAGTGATAAAACCCTTTTGAGTACGTCTTTTAAAAATACTGACGGAAAAATTGCCACTATTGTTATGAATCAATCAGATAAAGAAGTTGTATATAATTTAACCAGCAACACTTTAAAAACTACTATAACTATCCCGGCACACGCTATACAAACAATTGTTTACTAA
- a CDS encoding glycoside hydrolase family 30 protein, producing the protein MNFNSKTTIKALFLALAIFTQVKCSSSNDATDPTPVTPPVVTPPVTVTNDVDFWLTKGDQSVLLAKQNTTLGFNTSYNTYPNIVVDDALKYQTVDGFGYTLTGGSAEMINQLTPAKKSALLQELFGSSETSIGISYIRISIGASDLHGSSFTYDDIATGETDLDLAKFSLEKDKAGVIALLKEILAINPKILILATPWTAPLWMKDKNSFVGGKLQTQYYDVYAKYFVKYIQQMKAEGITIDAVTPQNEPLHDGNNPSMYMSALEQTNFIKSNLGPAFKAAGLKTKIIAYDHNCDQPGYPKAVLADADAFPFVDGSAFHLYAGDISALSNVYNAFPTKNVYFTEQWTSSTGDFGGDLKWHLKNVVIGSMRNYSKNALEWNLANNGSFEPHTQGGCTMCKGALTITSSETFQRNVAYYIIAHASKFVPAGSVRISSNTSGNLQNVAFITPTGSKVLIVENDGSGVEVFNIKYNDKWVTITLEAGAVGTFTWK; encoded by the coding sequence ATGAACTTTAATTCGAAAACCACTATAAAAGCACTATTTCTTGCTTTAGCAATTTTTACGCAAGTAAAATGTTCATCGTCAAATGATGCTACAGATCCAACACCTGTAACTCCTCCCGTTGTGACGCCACCAGTAACAGTAACAAATGATGTTGATTTTTGGCTGACAAAGGGAGACCAAAGTGTTCTTTTGGCTAAACAAAATACAACTTTAGGGTTTAATACATCATACAACACATATCCTAATATTGTTGTAGATGACGCATTAAAATACCAAACTGTTGATGGTTTTGGTTACACACTAACAGGAGGAAGTGCTGAAATGATAAATCAATTAACGCCAGCTAAAAAGAGCGCTCTTTTGCAAGAATTATTTGGCTCAAGCGAAACTTCAATCGGCATAAGTTATATCCGAATTAGTATCGGTGCTTCAGATTTACATGGATCATCATTTACTTATGATGATATTGCAACTGGTGAAACCGATTTGGATTTGGCTAAATTTAGTTTAGAAAAAGATAAAGCAGGCGTAATTGCTCTTTTGAAAGAAATTTTAGCGATTAATCCTAAAATTTTGATTTTGGCAACGCCTTGGACAGCGCCACTTTGGATGAAGGATAAAAACAGTTTTGTTGGAGGAAAATTGCAGACTCAATATTATGATGTTTACGCAAAATATTTTGTAAAATACATTCAGCAAATGAAAGCTGAAGGAATTACAATTGATGCCGTAACGCCACAAAATGAGCCATTACACGATGGGAATAATCCAAGTATGTATATGTCTGCTTTAGAACAGACTAATTTTATAAAATCAAATTTAGGACCTGCATTTAAGGCTGCCGGACTTAAAACAAAAATTATTGCTTATGATCACAATTGCGATCAGCCGGGTTATCCAAAAGCAGTGTTGGCAGATGCCGATGCATTTCCTTTTGTAGATGGTTCTGCATTTCACTTATATGCGGGAGATATCAGCGCACTTTCAAATGTGTACAATGCTTTTCCAACTAAAAATGTTTATTTCACAGAACAATGGACTTCGTCTACAGGAGATTTTGGAGGTGATTTAAAGTGGCATCTCAAAAATGTAGTGATCGGTTCAATGAGAAATTATAGTAAGAATGCATTAGAATGGAATCTTGCAAATAATGGATCTTTTGAGCCTCATACGCAAGGCGGATGTACAATGTGTAAAGGTGCTTTGACCATAACATCAAGCGAAACTTTTCAGCGTAATGTTGCTTATTATATTATTGCTCATGCCTCAAAATTTGTTCCGGCGGGTTCAGTTAGAATTTCTAGCAATACTAGTGGAAATCTTCAAAATGTCGCTTTTATTACACCAACAGGTTCTAAAGTTTTAATTGTAGAAAATGACGGATCTGGAGTAGAAGTTTTCAACATCAAATACAATGACAAATGGGTGACTATTACATTGGAAGCTGGTGCAGTGGGAACATTTACTTGGAAATAA
- a CDS encoding cellulase family glycosylhydrolase — translation MKKIIIATQLLFTVASFGQGFLHRDGQNIVDGNGKNIILRGLGLGGWMVQEGYMLQTQPFASPQYQIKQKIQDVVGEQGTKEFYAAYKANGITKRDIDSLAKWGFNSVRLPMHYNLYTPSIQEEKNGEITWIEEGFAITDNLVKWCAENKMYLILDLHAAPGGQGNDAAISDYDTTKPSLWNSEANQKKMIALWKKLASRYRDNQWIGGYDIINEPNWNFTGTNKNGCDENSNGPLRDLMVAVTKAIREVDPNHLVIIEGNCWGNNYNGIFPLWDENMALSFHKYWNYNTIGSIQKMLDYRKQYNVPIWLGESGENSNVWFKDVLTLVESNNIGWAFWPMKKIENIAGVTSVTKIPDYDVLLKYWKDGGQKPTPEFAKKTLMKMADNYKMENVTVKPDVIDAMFRQVQTNDTKPYKKHVIPGKIAATQYDLGTNGYAYSDKDFINYRVETGNFDQWNKGNTMRNDGVDILPCKDSGSNGYQVSFIEDGEWLQFTSEVKKQGIYKVAIRYSSEKSEGKLYFETENGKKSEAIVLPATGGNDKWKTVVLSGIQLEAGTNKIKAVFEKGGFNLNYLDFSEGKK, via the coding sequence ATGAAAAAAATAATTATTGCAACTCAACTTTTATTTACTGTTGCTTCATTTGGGCAAGGGTTTCTGCATCGAGATGGACAAAATATAGTTGACGGAAATGGCAAAAATATAATTTTAAGAGGTTTAGGTCTCGGAGGATGGATGGTTCAAGAAGGCTATATGTTGCAGACACAGCCTTTTGCAAGTCCACAGTATCAGATTAAACAAAAAATTCAGGACGTTGTTGGAGAACAAGGAACAAAAGAATTTTATGCGGCTTACAAAGCAAACGGAATCACAAAACGTGATATTGATTCATTAGCTAAATGGGGTTTCAATTCGGTTCGTCTTCCAATGCATTACAATCTATATACACCATCAATTCAAGAAGAAAAAAATGGTGAAATTACTTGGATTGAAGAAGGTTTCGCGATTACCGATAATCTAGTGAAATGGTGCGCTGAGAATAAAATGTACTTGATTTTAGATTTGCACGCAGCACCAGGAGGACAAGGAAATGACGCAGCAATTTCGGATTACGATACTACGAAACCATCACTTTGGAACAGCGAAGCCAATCAGAAAAAAATGATTGCTTTATGGAAAAAATTGGCTTCTCGTTACAGAGACAATCAATGGATTGGTGGATACGATATTATAAATGAGCCAAACTGGAATTTTACTGGAACCAATAAAAATGGCTGTGATGAAAATTCAAACGGACCATTGAGAGATTTGATGGTTGCAGTGACAAAAGCCATTCGCGAAGTCGATCCAAATCACTTGGTAATTATTGAAGGAAACTGTTGGGGAAATAATTACAACGGAATTTTTCCTTTATGGGATGAAAATATGGCGTTGAGTTTTCACAAATATTGGAACTACAACACGATTGGTTCAATCCAAAAAATGTTGGATTACAGAAAACAATATAATGTGCCAATTTGGTTAGGAGAAAGTGGCGAGAACTCTAATGTTTGGTTCAAAGATGTTCTGACTTTGGTAGAAAGCAATAATATTGGTTGGGCTTTTTGGCCAATGAAGAAAATAGAAAATATTGCCGGTGTAACTTCGGTTACAAAAATTCCTGACTATGATGTTTTGTTGAAATATTGGAAAGATGGCGGGCAAAAGCCAACTCCAGAATTTGCAAAGAAAACTTTAATGAAAATGGCAGATAATTATAAAATGGAAAACGTAACCGTTAAGCCAGATGTAATTGATGCGATGTTCAGACAAGTGCAAACAAATGATACAAAACCATATAAAAAACATGTAATTCCAGGGAAAATTGCTGCAACCCAGTATGATTTAGGAACAAATGGATATGCATATTCAGATAAAGATTTTATCAACTACAGAGTAGAAACTGGAAATTTTGACCAATGGAATAAAGGAAACACCATGCGAAATGATGGTGTAGATATTTTGCCATGTAAAGATTCTGGATCAAATGGTTATCAGGTTTCATTTATTGAAGATGGCGAATGGTTGCAATTTACTTCTGAAGTAAAAAAGCAAGGAATTTATAAGGTTGCGATTCGTTACTCAAGTGAAAAATCAGAAGGGAAACTTTATTTTGAAACTGAGAACGGAAAAAAATCAGAAGCAATTGTGCTTCCTGCAACAGGAGGAAATGATAAATGGAAAACAGTCGTTTTATCTGGAATTCAATTAGAAGCTGGAACAAACAAAATTAAAGCTGTTTTTGAAAAAGGAGGCTTCAATTTGAATTATTTGGATTTTTCTGAAGGGAAAAAATAA